TACCGTTGATGGTAAAGGCATAGGCGGTCTGGTTCTCTATTTGTTCACCGGCAAATTGCAGTTCCATGGCGGCCTGGCCTTCGAAACTGGTCTGTTGCCGCAGGTCCACCAAAGCTGCGACGGCATCGTAGAGGCGCCCGACGCTCGAGGTCATTGGAGAATTAAGACCTTTCTCCAACATGGTTACCAGTATATGTCGTTCGGTTTTCGAAAAGCTTCGTGGCGGGGACAACTCTGTCATTTCCAGGCAGCGAGGACCAAAAATTTCATAGAGCAGACCCAGGGCAGAGCGTCGGGGTTCTTTGATTGCAGCTTCACCCCCCGGCAGGGGAAAAGCCCGGAAAGTTGCGACCCGTTGAAATGAAATAGTATTTACTTCCAAAAATTCGCCGCCCCAGATAGTGCCGTCCAAACCATAGCCGGAGCCGTCCCAGGCGATTCCCAACAGCCCCCCTGCCAGATTGTGTTCGGCCATGGCGGCCAGGACATGGGCATAGTGATGCTGCACCTGAATAAGCGGCAGATCGAGGCGCTCCGCCTCCTGGGTGGAAAAGTACTCCGGATGCAGATCACTGGCCACGGCTTCCGGCTGACCGTCATAAAGCTGGATTAGATCTTGCCGGACCTGCTGGAAACGTTGGCCCGCCGCCCAGGTCTCTAAATCGCCGATATGTTGGCTGAGCCAGATTTCTTCCTTTGCGGCCAGGGCCAGGGTATTTTTCTGGTGTCCGCCAACGGCCAGTATCGGCCGCAGAGCTGAACGGACAGATATTGATCGGGGGACATAACCTCGGGCCCGGCGTAACAGCTGTTCCTGCCCCATTACCACCTGAACAATGGAATCATCCACCGGCCGGGCGATCGGCCGATTGTGCACCAGGAAAAGGTCGGCGATTTCCCCAAGTTGCTCCAGGGCTTGGGGCGGAGAAATACACAGCGGCTCGCCGCTGCGATTACCGCTGGTAGCCACTACCGGTACCTGCACAAGATCCATCAGTAGATGGTGGAGGGGTGTATAAGGCAGCATAATGCCCAGATAAGGATTGCCGGGGGCCACCTCCAAGGCAATTTCATTAACTAGGATTAATTCTCCCTCCGGCTTACGCCTGAGCAGCACAATAGGGGCTTCCGGGGAGAGCAACGAGGACTCCTCCCGGGATGAAATCCCGACGTGTGCCTTGACCAAATCTAATGAAGGATACATCAGGGCCAGGGGTTTTTCCGGCCGGTCTTTGCGTTGCCGCAGGCGCTGCACCGCTTCGGGTTGAGTGGCATCCACTATTAACTGGAAGCCCCCCAAGCCATGCAGGGCTACGATATCTCCCTGCCGGATGGCCGCCGCAGCCTGCCGCAAGGCGTCCTCGTGGGTGGCCTGTACTTTGCCCTGGCAATCCCACAGCTCCAGATGCGGCCCGCACTGCGGACAGGCAATAGCCTGAGCCTGGAAACGGCGGTCAGCCGGGTTATGGTATTCGGCCAGGCATTCCGGACATAAGGGAAAGTGCTTCATGGTGGTCTGATGCCGATCATAGGGAATGCCCGTCATAATGCTGAACCGGGGGCCGCAGTAAGTGCAATTGGTGAAGGGATAGCGATAACGCCGATTATGGGGGTCAAAAATTTCCCGCTGGCAATCCGGGCAGGTGGCCAGATCTGGAAGCACCAGGGCGGTTCTGGGGCCGGTAAGCCTGC
Above is a genomic segment from Deltaproteobacteria bacterium containing:
- the hypF gene encoding carbamoyltransferase HypF, whose product is MSPLLRSGNLSRSLPHRRHRFRLQGVVQGVGFRPFVYRLATELGLSGWVSNSPQGVELEIEGPPERLNRFQERLISEKPSLATIRAVDLQILEPQGDRNFTVQPSRLTGPRTALVLPDLATCPDCQREIFDPHNRRYRYPFTNCTYCGPRFSIMTGIPYDRHQTTMKHFPLCPECLAEYHNPADRRFQAQAIACPQCGPHLELWDCQGKVQATHEDALRQAAAAIRQGDIVALHGLGGFQLIVDATQPEAVQRLRQRKDRPEKPLALMYPSLDLVKAHVGISSREESSLLSPEAPIVLLRRKPEGELILVNEIALEVAPGNPYLGIMLPYTPLHHLLMDLVQVPVVATSGNRSGEPLCISPPQALEQLGEIADLFLVHNRPIARPVDDSIVQVVMGQEQLLRRARGYVPRSISVRSALRPILAVGGHQKNTLALAAKEEIWLSQHIGDLETWAAGQRFQQVRQDLIQLYDGQPEAVASDLHPEYFSTQEAERLDLPLIQVQHHYAHVLAAMAEHNLAGGLLGIAWDGSGYGLDGTIWGGEFLEVNTISFQRVATFRAFPLPGGEAAIKEPRRSALGLLYEIFGPRCLEMTELSPPRSFSKTERHILVTMLEKGLNSPMTSSVGRLYDAVAALVDLRQQTSFEGQAAMELQFAGEQIENQTAYAFTINGNSALLTIDWEPLVLGILADLDQNQTVNLIAARFHYTLVEVILAVAKRFPYHRVVLSGGCFQNRYLTEKAVESLETAGFQPYWPRLIPPNDGGLAVGQIMAAQRILSQG